The following are encoded in a window of Methylicorpusculum oleiharenae genomic DNA:
- a CDS encoding TPR end-of-group domain-containing protein: MSFLGSFFKKSKLDAAIKQVRQARKNEGAKADQLYSTAYKGFAEVLAKDLLFSETLYNWGFALLHQGKTKSGDEAISIFEDALSKFNFCLTVDPDFLGAAIDGGFTYMELARTKGVPPSDKLYELAKKSFLNANRIQKGTASYNLACIYALRNENEECLKALDDSDEHGSLPSIEDILNDPDLNNIKSHQWFTDLIEGLKVKEAEAAEDAVYKTEAALNEEKAGEEEPQVSASVEPPKASADSKEKAE, from the coding sequence ATGTCTTTTTTAGGCTCGTTCTTTAAAAAATCAAAACTTGACGCTGCAATCAAGCAGGTCAGGCAAGCAAGAAAAAATGAAGGTGCTAAAGCCGACCAGTTATACAGCACGGCTTATAAAGGCTTTGCTGAAGTTCTGGCAAAAGATTTATTGTTCAGTGAAACGCTCTATAACTGGGGGTTTGCTTTACTTCATCAAGGCAAAACCAAATCGGGCGATGAAGCGATAAGCATTTTTGAAGATGCGCTTTCCAAGTTTAACTTTTGTTTAACCGTTGATCCGGATTTTCTCGGTGCCGCAATTGACGGCGGTTTTACCTACATGGAACTGGCCCGTACTAAAGGTGTGCCCCCTTCGGATAAGCTCTATGAACTGGCCAAGAAAAGTTTTTTAAATGCCAACAGAATCCAGAAAGGTACTGCGTCGTATAATCTGGCATGTATCTATGCGCTAAGAAATGAAAATGAAGAATGCCTGAAGGCTCTGGATGATTCTGATGAGCATGGCAGCCTGCCCAGTATTGAAGACATTTTGAATGATCCGGATCTTAATAATATTAAGTCACATCAGTGGTTTACAGATCTTATCGAGGGTTTGAAAGTCAAGGAAGCCGAGGCAGCCGAAGATGCAGTTTATAAAACAGAAGCCGCATTAAATGAAGAGAAGGCCGGTGAGGAAGAGCCGCAAGTATCCGCATCAGTCGAACCACCCAAGGCGTCTGCGGATTCAAAAGAAAAAGCCGAATAA
- a CDS encoding transglutaminase family protein gives MTIRVAINHKTSYQFDRAVSLSPHVFRLRPAVHCRTPIKGYALRIEPKEHFINWQQDPFGNILARVVFPEKCQRLSVEVEVIADLTVINPFDFFVEEYAVDYPFKYDAQLFKELEPNLVITEDGPLLTKWLKNFKKDKRSINDFLVDVNRQVFQDIGYNIRMEVGIQSCEETLTKRSGSCRDSAWLLVQILRHLGLAARFVSGYLVQLTADVKSLDGPSGPEHDFTDLHAWTEVYIPGAGWIGLDPTSGLLAGEGHIPLACTPDPASAAPVSGATDKCEVSFEFDNSVTRLHEDPRVTKPYTDEQWYYIDALGQQVDRQLLEDDVRLTMGGEPTFVSVDDMEGAEWNTLADGDHKRERAHALTLRLRDTFAAGAMLHYGQGKWYPGEPLPRWQYGCFWRKDGFPVWRNPDLLADITKEHTFTVKDAYAFMRQLTQRLGIKTRYIVTAFEDAFYYVWQEGNIPENLDPFKVNLKDSLDRRTLASVLENDLSEPVGFSLPIQWDWSGQRWQSGPWNFRRGAMFLIPGNSPMGMRQPLDSLPWVAPDKRDSGEPQSLFQDLPELGDYYGEVTRRYSHLEKRAKDHPEIVEQAAGDEETVQVGVPHTSICVEVRNGMMHVFLPPMTLLEHYLELVAGVEATAESLKIPVVLEGYEPPRDYRIERLMITPDPGVIEVNIHPSKTWQELVDKTTVLYEQAHLVRLGTEKFMLDGRHTGTGGGNHITMGAESPIDSPLLRRPDLLRSLITYWQHHPGLSYLFSGMFIGPTSQAPRVDEGRDEKLYELEIAFQQMPEGESPAPWLVDRLLRHLLTDITGNTHRSEFCIDKLYSPDSSTGRLGILELRAFEMPPHARMSLVQMVLLRSLIAWFWREPYKHELVRWGTELHDRFMLPHYVKEDMKHVVKDLQRAGYPFELEWLDPFFEFRFPRYGNTMIDDMDLELRFAIEPWHVLGEEVSRAGTARYVDSSVERLQVKVTGFTEGRYVLSCNGRRLQLRNTGRKGEYVAGVRYRAWQPPSALHPTISPHTPLVFDVIDTWNGHAIGGCTYFVAHPGGRSYDAFPVNAYEAEARRITRFWDYGHTPGTIIRPPMATSPVAPSDKPMEGRFVVAGAEPRPMAPPQEEPNKDFPYTLDLRYRN, from the coding sequence ATGACCATTCGGGTGGCTATTAACCACAAGACTAGCTATCAATTCGATCGCGCCGTTTCTCTATCACCTCATGTCTTTAGACTAAGACCGGCTGTTCATTGCAGAACACCGATTAAAGGTTATGCGCTTCGAATTGAACCTAAAGAGCATTTTATCAATTGGCAACAAGACCCATTTGGTAACATTTTGGCGCGTGTTGTATTTCCGGAAAAATGCCAAAGGCTCAGCGTCGAAGTGGAAGTGATTGCGGATTTAACGGTGATCAATCCCTTTGATTTCTTCGTTGAAGAATATGCCGTCGACTATCCCTTTAAATACGATGCCCAATTGTTTAAAGAACTGGAGCCTAATCTTGTAATTACTGAAGATGGTCCATTACTAACGAAATGGCTTAAAAACTTTAAAAAGGATAAACGATCGATTAATGACTTTTTAGTCGATGTTAACCGCCAGGTATTTCAGGATATCGGTTACAACATACGCATGGAAGTCGGCATTCAATCCTGTGAGGAAACGCTGACCAAACGCAGCGGTTCCTGCCGTGATTCCGCCTGGCTGTTAGTCCAGATCCTGCGCCATTTGGGGCTTGCTGCCCGTTTTGTGTCGGGTTATCTGGTGCAATTGACGGCCGATGTCAAATCGCTGGACGGCCCGTCCGGCCCTGAACATGACTTTACCGATTTACATGCCTGGACGGAAGTCTATATTCCTGGCGCTGGTTGGATTGGTCTGGACCCTACTTCGGGACTGTTGGCGGGAGAAGGTCATATTCCGCTGGCTTGTACGCCAGATCCTGCCAGTGCGGCACCGGTTTCGGGCGCCACGGATAAATGTGAAGTGTCTTTCGAATTTGATAATTCGGTTACCCGCTTGCATGAAGATCCCAGGGTTACCAAGCCTTATACCGACGAGCAGTGGTATTACATCGATGCGTTGGGTCAGCAGGTCGACCGGCAGCTACTAGAGGACGATGTCAGATTGACCATGGGCGGTGAGCCCACTTTTGTATCTGTCGATGATATGGAAGGCGCCGAATGGAATACCCTGGCTGATGGCGATCACAAACGGGAAAGAGCCCATGCCCTGACGCTTCGTTTGCGTGATACCTTTGCTGCCGGTGCGATGCTGCATTACGGCCAGGGTAAATGGTATCCCGGTGAGCCTTTGCCGCGCTGGCAATACGGGTGTTTTTGGCGAAAAGACGGCTTTCCAGTCTGGCGCAATCCCGATTTACTCGCCGACATCACCAAAGAACATACATTTACCGTCAAAGATGCTTATGCATTCATGCGTCAACTGACTCAGCGTCTGGGTATAAAGACGCGATACATTGTGACGGCGTTTGAAGATGCTTTCTATTATGTCTGGCAGGAAGGCAATATTCCGGAAAACCTGGATCCTTTTAAAGTCAATTTGAAAGATTCTCTGGATCGCCGGACGCTGGCATCTGTTCTTGAAAATGATTTAAGCGAGCCGGTTGGTTTTTCTCTGCCGATACAGTGGGACTGGTCAGGTCAGCGCTGGCAAAGCGGACCCTGGAATTTCCGTCGCGGAGCTATGTTTTTGATTCCCGGAAACTCTCCGATGGGAATGCGGCAGCCTCTGGACAGTTTGCCCTGGGTGGCCCCCGATAAGCGCGACAGCGGCGAGCCGCAAAGCTTGTTCCAGGATTTGCCGGAACTGGGCGATTACTATGGTGAGGTGACTCGCCGGTACAGTCATCTTGAAAAGCGTGCCAAAGACCATCCTGAAATAGTTGAGCAAGCAGCAGGGGACGAAGAAACTGTTCAAGTAGGCGTGCCGCATACGTCCATTTGCGTAGAAGTCAGAAATGGCATGATGCATGTCTTTCTCCCGCCGATGACCTTATTGGAACATTACCTGGAGTTAGTGGCTGGCGTTGAAGCAACGGCTGAATCGCTAAAGATTCCTGTCGTGCTCGAAGGTTACGAGCCACCCCGTGATTACCGCATAGAGCGGTTGATGATAACGCCGGATCCGGGGGTGATTGAGGTCAACATTCATCCTTCCAAAACCTGGCAGGAACTGGTTGATAAAACGACCGTGCTTTACGAGCAAGCCCACCTGGTTCGCCTGGGCACTGAAAAATTCATGCTGGATGGCAGGCATACCGGAACCGGAGGCGGCAATCATATTACGATGGGCGCAGAATCACCCATTGATAGCCCCTTGTTGAGGCGGCCTGATTTGCTGCGAAGCCTGATTACCTATTGGCAGCATCATCCCGGTTTGTCCTATCTGTTTTCAGGTATGTTTATCGGTCCCACCAGCCAGGCGCCGCGGGTCGATGAAGGACGCGACGAGAAGCTGTACGAGCTGGAAATTGCCTTTCAACAAATGCCGGAAGGGGAATCGCCTGCACCTTGGCTGGTTGACCGTTTGTTACGTCATTTGTTGACCGATATTACCGGCAATACTCATCGCTCCGAGTTTTGTATCGACAAGCTTTATTCACCGGACAGTTCAACCGGTCGCTTGGGTATTTTAGAATTGCGCGCTTTTGAAATGCCGCCGCATGCCCGTATGTCGTTGGTGCAGATGGTGCTGTTACGGTCATTGATTGCCTGGTTCTGGCGTGAGCCTTACAAGCATGAACTCGTGCGCTGGGGGACTGAATTGCATGACCGGTTCATGCTGCCTCATTACGTCAAGGAGGATATGAAGCATGTAGTCAAGGATTTGCAAAGGGCAGGCTATCCGTTTGAATTGGAATGGCTGGACCCGTTTTTCGAATTCCGTTTTCCACGCTACGGTAATACCATGATCGATGATATGGATCTGGAATTGCGTTTTGCGATTGAGCCTTGGCATGTTTTGGGTGAAGAAGTCAGCCGGGCAGGCACTGCGCGTTATGTCGATTCGTCAGTGGAACGCCTGCAGGTTAAGGTGACCGGCTTTACCGAAGGGCGTTATGTTTTATCCTGTAACGGCAGACGGTTGCAGTTGCGTAATACCGGGCGTAAAGGCGAATATGTGGCCGGTGTGCGTTATCGGGCATGGCAGCCGCCCTCTGCACTGCATCCTACGATCAGTCCACATACGCCGTTGGTGTTTGACGTAATTGATACCTGGAACGGGCATGCGATTGGAGGCTGCACCTATTTTGTCGCTCATCCTGGAGGACGCAGTTACGATGCCTTCCCGGTTAACGCGTATGAGGCGGAGGCTCGCCGGATTACGCGGTTCTGGGATTATGGGCATACTCCGGGAACGATAATCCGGCCGCCTATGGCAACATCACCTGTTGCGCCTTCCGATAAGCCGATGGAGGGTCGATTCGTTGTTGCCGGTGCCGAGCCTAGACCTATGGCGCCGCCGCAAGAAGAGCCGAATAAAGATTTTCCTTACACCTTGGACTTAAGGTACCGGAACTGA